A genomic segment from Pangasianodon hypophthalmus isolate fPanHyp1 chromosome 25, fPanHyp1.pri, whole genome shotgun sequence encodes:
- the slc12a4 gene encoding solute carrier family 12 member 4, which yields MPHFTVVPVDDNSHSNYDSLEGINCVDYRDTGQDGYPGHGDTVSSDGHGIHKEDVPFLNNTDSAAKRNDYYDKNLALFEEELDIRPKVSSLLSRLVNYTNITQGAKEHEEAESADASKRKMPKSPNMGTLMGVYLPCLQNIFGVILFLRLTWIVGTAGVVQSFLIVFMCCSCTMLTAISMSAIATNGVVPAGGAYFMISRSLGPEFGGAVGLCFYLGTTFAAAMYILGAIEIFLKYLVPQAAIFHATDVHAENSVMLNNMRVYGSICLSLMAVVVFVGVKYVNKFASLFLACVIISIVSIYAGAVKSIFQPPEFPICMLGNRTLVRDLFDVCAKTVLVGNETVPSKLWKNFCSSENGSSFHCDEYFAQNNVTEIQGIPGLASDIIRENMWGDYMEKGQILEKPSLSSEDVHGSMESFRYYVSADIATCFTLLVGIFFPSATGIMAGSNRSGDLRDAQKSIPVGTILAITTTSLVYFSSVVLFGACIEGVVLRDKFGDAVSKNLVVGTLSWPSPWVIVIGSFFSTIGAGLQSLTGAPRLLQAIAKDNIIPFLRVFGHGKANGEPTWALLLTALIAELGILIASLDMVAPILSMFFLMCYLFVNLACAVQTLLRTPNWRPRFKYYHWALSFLGMSMCLALMFISSWYYAIVAMCIAGMIYKYIEYQGAEKEWGDGIRGLSLSAARYALLRLEAGPPHTKNWRPQLLVLLKLDEDLHVKYPRMLTFASQLKAGKGLTIVGSVIQGNFLDSYGEAQASEQAIKNMMEIERVKGFCQVVVASKVREGIAHLIQSCGLGGMKHNTVVMGWPYGWRQSEDPRAWKTFINTVRCTTAAHLALMVPKNVSFYPSNHERFTDGHIDVWWIVHDGGMLMLLPFLLKQHKVWRKCKMRIFTVAQMDDNSIQMKKDLATFLYQLRLEAEVEVVEMHDSDISAYTYERTLMMEQRSQMLRQMRLSTAERNREAQLVKDRHSLVRMGSLYSDEEEETLDIVPEKIQMTWTKDKLDTERRNRNNAPENFRELISLKPDQSNVRRMHTAVKLNEVIVNKSHDARLVLLNMPGPPRNPDGDENYMEFLEVLTEGLERVLLVRGGGREVITIYS from the exons gGCATGGCATTCACAAAGAAGATGTTCCCTTCCTCAACAATACAGATTCAGCAGCAAAGAGGAATGACTACTATGACAAGAACTTGGCATTGTTTGAG GAGGAACTGGACATCCGGCCCAAGGTCTCTTCCCTCCTCAGCCGCCTGGTCAACTATACGAACATTACTCAAGGGGCAAAAGAGCATGAAGAGGCAGAAAGTGCTGATGCTTCGAAGAGGAAAATGCCAAAG TCTCCAAACATGGGCACACTGATGGGAGTTTACCTGCCGTGTCTGCAGAATATATTCGGCGTGATCCTTTTCCTGCGTCTCACCTGGATTGTCGGCACAGCCGGAGTCGTGCAGTCATTCCTCATCGTCTTTATGTGCTGCTCTTGT ACAATGCTCACAGCAATATCAATGAGTGCCATTGCTACCAACGGCGTTGTTCCAG CTGGTGGAGCATATTTTATGATTTCACGCTCTCTGGGGCCCGAGTTTGGGGGCGCAGTGGGGCTTTGTTTCTATCTGGGAACAACCTTCGCTGCTGCTATGTACATCCTGGGTGCCATAGAAATATTTCTT AAATATCTGGTGCCTCAAGCAGCCATATTTCATGCCACTGATGTCCATGCGGAGAACAGCGTCATGCTGAACAACATGAGAGTTTATGGCAGCATCTGCCTCAGTCTCATGGCTGTTGTGGTGTTTGTAGGAGTAAAATATGTGAACAAGTTTGCCTCACTCTTCCTCGCCTGTGTTATCATTTCCATTGTTTCCATCTACGCTGGGGCAGTGAAATCCATCTTCCAGCCACCAGAGTTTCC GATTTGTATGCTGGGGAACAGGACGCTGGTGCGTGATCTTTTTGATGTATGTGCAAAGACAGTACTTGTAGGGAATGAGACAGTACCCAGTAAGCTGTGGAAGAACTTCTGTAGCTCAGAGAATGGCAGCAGTTTTCACTGCGATGAGTACTTTGCCCAGAACAATGTGACCGAAATTCAGGGAATTCCTGGACTGGCCAGTGATATTATCCGAG AGAACATGTGGGGCGATTACATGGAAAAAGGGCAGATTCTGGAGAAACCTAGCCTGTCCTCTGAAGATGTCCATGGTTCTATGGAGTCCTTCAGATATTATGTATCTGCAGACATTGCCACATGCTTCACCCTCCTTGTGGGAATATTTTTTCCCTCAGCTACAG GTATTATGGCTGGATCGAACAGGTCAGGAGATTTGAGAGATGCTCAGAAGTCTATTCCTGTAGGGACAATATTGGCCATCACGACCACCTCCCTTGTCT ATTTCAGTTCAGTGGTCTTGTTCGGGGCATGTATTGAAGGAGTGGTTCTCAGAGACAA ATTTGGAGATGCAGTTAGTAAAAACCTGGTTGTTGGCACACTCTCCTGGCCCTCGCCATGGGTCATTGTGATTGGCTCATTCTTCTCTACGATAGGGGCAGGGCTGCAGTCCCTAACTGGAGCGCCCCGTCTCCTGCAAGCCATCGCCAAAGACAACATCATTCCTTTCCTCAGA GTGTTTGGACATGGTAAAGCCAATGGGGAGCCTACATGGGCCTTGCTGCTCACGGCACTCATAGCCGAGCTGGGCATTTTAATCGCATCACTGGATATGGTGGCTCCCATTCTCTCTAT GTTTTTCTTGATGTGTTACCTGTTTGTAAATTTGGCTTGTGCTGTACAAACTCTCCTGAGAACCCCAAACTGGAGGCCGCGGTTCAAATACTACCACTG GGCCCTGTCTTTCCTAGGAATGAGTATGTGTCTGGCTCTAATGTTCATCTCGTCCTGGTATTATGCCATCGTAGCCATGTGCATCGCTGGCATGATCTACAAATACATTGAATACCAAGG AGCGGAGAAGGAATGGGGAGATGGGATCCGGGGTCTGTCACTCAGTGCCGCTCGATATGCTCTGCTTCGTTTGGAAGCTGGACCTCCTCACACCAAAAACTGGAG ACCACAGTTGCTTGTGCTGCTGAAGCTGGATGAAGATTTGCATGTCAAATATCCTAGAATGCTAACCTTTGCTTCACAACTAAAGGCTGGAAAGGGCCTGACGATTGTGGGATCAGTAATCCAGGGCAATTTCCTGGACAGTTATGGGGAAGCTCAGGCCTCGGAACAG GCCATAAAAAACATGATGGAAATAGAGAGAGTAAAGGGATTCTGCCAGGTGGTAGTGGCCTCAAAGGTGCGTGAAGGAATTGCCCATCTTATTCAGTCATGTGGCTTGGGTGGGATGAAGCACAACACAGTAGTTATGGGTTGGCCTTATGGCTGGAGACAAAGTGAGGATCCTCGAGCATGGAAAACTTTCATTA ATACAGTTCGGTGTACCACAGCTGCCCACCTGGCACTGATGGTGCCAAAGAATGTGTCGTTCTACCCCAGCAACCATGAGCGCTTCACTGATGGACACATCGACGTGTGGTGGATAGTACATGATGGAGGAATGCTCATGCTGCTGCCCTTCCTTCTCAAACAGCACAAG GTATGGCGCAAGTGTAAGATGCGTATTTTCACTGTGGCCCAGATGGATGATAACAGTATTCAGATGAAGAAGGATCTGGCAACCTTCCTATACCAGCTCAGATTAGAAGCagaggtggaggtggtggaaATG CATGATAGTGACATATCTGCATACACCTATGAGAGGACACTAATGATGGAGCAGAGGTCTCAGATGCTTAGGCAGATGAGACTTTCCACAGctgagaggaacagagag GCCCAGCTAGTGAAGGACAGACACTCATTGGTGCGAATGGGCAGTTTGTATTCCGATGAAGAAGAGGAGACTCTAGATATAGTGCCTGAGAAGATCCAGATGACATGGACAAAAGATAAGCTGGACACAGAGAGACGAAACCGCAACAACGCTCCAGAGAACTTCAGAGAACTTATTAGTCTTAAACC AGATCAATCTAATGTGAGACGGATGCACACAGCAGTGAAGCTCAATGAAGTCATTGTGAACAAGTCACATGATGCCAGGCTGGTGCTGCTCAACATGCCTGGGCCTCCTCGCAATCCTGATGGCGATGAGAACT ATATGGAGTTCCTGGAAGTGTTGACAGAAGGTCTTGAGAGAGTGCTGCTTGTAAGGGGTGGAGGTCGTGAGGTCATCACCATCTACTCATAA